A window of the Halorussus pelagicus genome harbors these coding sequences:
- a CDS encoding PKD domain-containing protein, with product MSEIKRANRRSVLKAMGVAGAVGVVGSTGATAAGPTAVIDIDPLPAETGETVTFDGSRSSGDIDSYEWYYRNWQYSSDWLSSPSATGQTASEAFGDAPWGIKLVVTDSNGNTDSAVKNILVRPEGSVTPVAKIEKPPADAEVHAFSGRDSYAPRGTIQSYEWYYRNWDYSDSFLDSPSATGPDFNERFGSGSHWKVKLVVTNENGRTGERIVDFYP from the coding sequence ATGTCGGAAATTAAAAGAGCGAATCGTCGAAGCGTGCTGAAAGCGATGGGCGTTGCCGGTGCCGTCGGCGTCGTCGGTTCGACCGGTGCGACGGCCGCCGGTCCCACCGCAGTCATCGACATCGACCCGCTTCCGGCCGAAACAGGCGAGACGGTTACGTTCGATGGGAGTCGTTCAAGCGGGGACATCGACTCCTACGAGTGGTACTACCGCAACTGGCAGTACTCGTCCGACTGGCTCAGCAGTCCCTCGGCCACCGGCCAGACCGCCAGCGAAGCGTTCGGCGACGCGCCGTGGGGTATCAAGTTGGTCGTCACCGACAGCAACGGAAACACCGACAGCGCGGTCAAGAACATCCTCGTGCGACCCGAAGGCTCGGTCACGCCGGTCGCAAAGATAGAGAAACCGCCGGCCGACGCGGAAGTTCACGCCTTCAGCGGCCGGGATTCGTACGCGCCCCGCGGGACAATCCAGAGCTACGAGTGGTACTACCGCAACTGGGACTACAGCGATAGCTTCCTCGACAGTCCCTCCGCCACCGGCCCGGACTTCAACGAACGGTTCGGTTCGGGGTCCCACTGGAAGGTCAAACTGGTCGTCACCAACGAGAACGGCCGGACCGGCGAGCGGATAGTGGACTTCTACCCGTAG
- a CDS encoding DEAD/DEAH box helicase family protein, translating into MTDADDETDELDFDDDAPSENRGTDAAEDGEVGNDDDNQTEAETEPVDVESFHDAVEQFGRPVVTAEEVARALDRSQAETDDALAGLAEGEGVERLDVSNDPVVWYPTDWGNLADRERVIVFPKRRELVVDQPTQFTRAQLSQFAHLVDTTRDGGYIYEIRQEDVWAAPFDDFEDLRGTLRDVLPERSPHLEEWMESQWKRARQFVLRTDDEDGYVVLEAASEDLMGNVARQKLDAGQLRAPLSDTESWVAEESVAEVKRILYEAGYPVRDERDLETGEELDVQLNLRLRDYQQEWVNEFVQTKSGVLVGPPGSGKTVAGMGALETVGGETLILVPGRELASQWHDELLAHTTLTPEQIGEYHGGTKDVRPVTIATYQTAGMDRHRQLFDQREWGLIIYDECLSGDTIVETQSGRTTFAELDENFGFDSGWNRDIDLSVRTYLPEDGNYTWTDVQGVYKTESAVQRIETNTGRRLEATPNHTHLVFDPQTGKVEEQKHIEQGDFLVQPHKQTETPSSTSEAADLTKQEARAELMGWFIGDGHLNQYGDVKFSFARRAERQVEILQDLCECLDTEYSVFDNSRGDLTLWAPKLQTELNWTGASGDKASSVTAPKECYCWSKAKIGALLRGLFDAEGSVDKKGRIQFNSVSEQLATDVTLLLQKLGILSRTFEIDRSDEAHNDIYRVTIPSYYGGHFEEQVGFQLQHKAERICGGESPATGLPVGPYLQQLKEDINLTNEEIAEMCDVARVTISDVINGKYRLGQQHLHTLAKSLQRYADEDRGTPQEIRERYNITYSEIAEVADSPQTTVYKRFQREEKATVQTTVDIAKRRRKAARKHADRLEKLDGLMFLEVTDVESIGTKTVYDFETEAHTFLADGFLTHNCHHIPSRVFRRSADLQSKHRLGLSATPVRESDDEEEIFTLIGPPIGTDWDALFDAGYVQEPEVQIRYVPWDDETYRHEYGSAEGHEKRQIAASNPAKVAEIRHLRAEHPHAKTLVFVEYLDQGEELAEALNVPFISGEMRHARREQLLQQFKSGERDALIVSRVGDEGIDLPDAELAIVASGLGGSRRQGAQRAGRTMRPTGNSRMYVLATRGTTEEDFARRRMQHLSAKGVRVTEQGADAVEDRRP; encoded by the coding sequence GTGACCGACGCAGACGACGAGACGGACGAACTCGATTTTGACGACGACGCGCCGAGCGAGAACCGGGGGACAGACGCGGCCGAAGACGGGGAGGTCGGGAACGACGACGATAATCAGACCGAGGCGGAAACCGAACCGGTGGACGTGGAGTCGTTCCACGACGCTGTCGAACAGTTCGGCCGCCCGGTCGTCACCGCCGAGGAGGTCGCTCGCGCGCTTGACCGCTCGCAGGCCGAGACCGACGACGCGCTGGCGGGACTCGCAGAAGGCGAGGGCGTCGAACGCCTCGACGTGTCCAACGACCCCGTGGTCTGGTACCCAACCGACTGGGGGAACCTCGCCGACCGCGAGCGCGTCATCGTCTTCCCGAAGCGCCGCGAACTGGTCGTGGACCAACCGACCCAGTTCACGCGGGCGCAACTCTCGCAGTTTGCCCACCTCGTGGATACGACGCGCGACGGCGGTTACATCTACGAGATTCGCCAAGAGGACGTGTGGGCCGCGCCGTTCGACGACTTCGAGGACCTTCGTGGCACTCTCCGGGACGTGCTTCCCGAGCGGTCGCCCCACCTCGAAGAGTGGATGGAGAGCCAATGGAAGCGCGCCCGCCAGTTCGTTCTCCGGACCGACGACGAAGACGGCTATGTCGTCCTCGAAGCGGCGAGCGAGGACCTGATGGGCAACGTCGCCCGCCAGAAGCTGGACGCGGGCCAGTTGCGCGCGCCGCTCTCGGACACCGAAAGCTGGGTCGCCGAGGAGTCGGTCGCCGAGGTCAAGCGCATCCTCTACGAGGCCGGGTATCCGGTCCGCGACGAGCGCGACCTCGAAACCGGCGAGGAGTTGGACGTGCAGTTGAACCTCCGACTCCGAGACTATCAGCAGGAGTGGGTGAACGAGTTCGTCCAGACCAAATCCGGCGTCCTCGTCGGCCCGCCGGGGAGTGGCAAGACGGTCGCCGGGATGGGCGCGTTGGAGACTGTCGGCGGCGAGACCCTGATTCTGGTGCCGGGCCGAGAACTCGCCAGCCAGTGGCACGACGAACTGCTCGCGCACACGACGCTCACGCCCGAGCAAATCGGCGAGTACCACGGCGGCACGAAGGACGTGCGCCCCGTCACGATTGCGACCTACCAGACCGCCGGGATGGATAGACACCGGCAACTGTTCGACCAGCGCGAGTGGGGCCTGATTATCTACGACGAATGCTTGAGTGGAGACACTATCGTAGAAACTCAGTCCGGACGTACGACGTTCGCTGAATTAGATGAGAACTTTGGGTTTGACTCGGGTTGGAACCGAGACATTGATCTCTCAGTTCGAACATACCTACCGGAAGATGGAAACTACACTTGGACAGACGTACAGGGCGTATACAAGACCGAATCAGCGGTTCAGCGTATAGAAACAAATACTGGTCGTAGACTAGAAGCAACTCCAAATCACACGCATCTTGTCTTCGACCCCCAAACGGGGAAAGTTGAAGAACAAAAACACATTGAGCAAGGGGATTTCCTCGTTCAGCCTCATAAACAGACCGAAACTCCGAGTTCGACTTCAGAGGCGGCTGATTTGACGAAACAGGAAGCACGTGCCGAGTTGATGGGTTGGTTCATCGGTGATGGCCATTTAAACCAGTATGGAGATGTGAAATTCTCGTTTGCCCGGCGAGCCGAGAGACAGGTGGAGATTCTTCAGGACCTCTGTGAATGTCTCGATACGGAGTATTCCGTTTTCGACAACTCTCGGGGTGATCTGACCCTTTGGGCACCGAAACTACAAACTGAACTAAACTGGACTGGAGCAAGCGGCGATAAAGCAAGCTCAGTTACAGCACCGAAGGAGTGCTACTGCTGGTCGAAAGCTAAAATCGGTGCTCTTCTTCGAGGTCTCTTCGACGCCGAGGGGTCCGTCGATAAGAAAGGTCGTATCCAGTTCAATTCCGTGTCTGAGCAACTAGCGACGGACGTAACACTCCTTCTCCAGAAGCTTGGAATCCTCTCTCGAACGTTCGAAATTGACCGCAGCGACGAGGCGCACAACGACATCTACCGAGTGACGATTCCCTCGTACTATGGAGGCCATTTTGAGGAGCAGGTTGGCTTCCAATTACAGCATAAGGCCGAACGAATCTGTGGGGGAGAATCACCGGCTACTGGGCTTCCAGTTGGCCCATATCTCCAGCAATTGAAAGAGGATATAAATCTGACCAACGAGGAGATTGCGGAGATGTGTGACGTAGCAAGAGTCACTATCTCTGACGTGATAAACGGGAAATACCGGCTCGGTCAACAACATCTCCATACTTTAGCCAAGTCGCTTCAACGGTATGCAGACGAAGACAGAGGTACTCCGCAAGAAATCCGGGAGCGTTATAATATCACGTACTCGGAGATCGCAGAAGTAGCGGACTCACCGCAAACGACGGTGTACAAACGATTTCAGCGCGAGGAGAAGGCGACGGTTCAAACGACGGTGGATATCGCCAAACGACGACGAAAAGCTGCTCGAAAGCACGCCGACCGTCTCGAAAAGCTGGACGGACTTATGTTCTTAGAAGTCACCGATGTCGAAAGTATCGGTACTAAAACCGTTTACGACTTTGAGACAGAAGCTCACACATTCCTTGCCGATGGCTTCTTGACTCACAACTGCCACCACATTCCGAGTCGGGTTTTCCGAAGGTCGGCAGACCTTCAGAGCAAGCACCGCCTTGGGCTTAGTGCTACTCCTGTCAGAGAGTCTGACGATGAAGAAGAAATCTTCACCCTCATCGGGCCGCCCATCGGTACCGACTGGGACGCGCTGTTCGACGCCGGATACGTCCAAGAACCGGAGGTACAGATTCGATATGTCCCGTGGGACGACGAGACTTACCGCCACGAGTACGGGAGCGCCGAGGGCCACGAGAAGCGCCAGATAGCCGCGAGCAACCCCGCGAAGGTGGCCGAGATTCGCCACCTGCGGGCCGAACACCCCCACGCGAAGACCCTCGTCTTCGTGGAGTATCTCGACCAAGGCGAGGAGTTGGCCGAGGCGCTGAACGTCCCCTTCATCTCGGGGGAGATGCGCCACGCGCGCCGCGAGCAGTTGCTCCAGCAGTTCAAGTCGGGCGAGCGCGATGCCTTGATAGTCTCGCGCGTCGGCGACGAGGGTATCGACCTGCCCGACGCCGAGTTGGCCATCGTCGCGTCCGGTCTCGGCGGGTCCCGGCGACAGGGCGCACAGCGGGCAGGCCGGACGATGCGCCCGACCGGGAACTCCCGGATGTACGTCCTCGCCACGCGGGGGACGACCGAGGAGGACTTCGCGCGTCGCCGGATGCAACACCTCTCGGCGAAGGGCGTCCGCGTCACCGAGCAGGGCGCGGACGCCGTCGAGGACCGACGACCGTAG
- a CDS encoding cytochrome C oxidase subunit IV family protein, giving the protein MTRTKLYTAIYVVLFAFATVQVLVEQSGELPYWTAFWVIIALSFVKALLVAWYYQHLKWEPRSVAFTMFVGLLAALALTMAAAYSIL; this is encoded by the coding sequence ATGACCCGAACGAAACTCTACACCGCGATTTACGTCGTGCTGTTCGCGTTCGCCACCGTGCAGGTTCTCGTCGAGCAGTCCGGCGAACTACCCTACTGGACCGCGTTCTGGGTAATCATCGCCCTGTCGTTCGTGAAGGCACTGTTGGTCGCGTGGTACTACCAGCACCTCAAGTGGGAACCGCGCTCGGTAGCGTTCACGATGTTCGTCGGCCTGCTCGCGGCGCTCGCGCTGACGATGGCGGCCGCGTACTCGATACTGTGA
- a CDS encoding DUF7410 domain-containing protein: MPRSVLDADVRVPDGETPARCPHCQRPFRTERLRALHVGDFHGRDCTDDQREAYDEAREAEREALFVYHLKVVAGLVAVYAFFFLTYLAVSMVQVPG; encoded by the coding sequence ATGCCCCGGTCCGTCCTCGACGCCGACGTGCGCGTCCCCGACGGCGAGACGCCCGCTCGGTGTCCCCACTGCCAGCGCCCGTTCCGGACCGAGCGCCTGCGCGCGCTCCACGTCGGCGACTTTCACGGGCGGGACTGCACCGACGACCAGCGCGAGGCGTACGACGAGGCCCGCGAGGCCGAGCGCGAGGCCCTGTTCGTCTACCACCTGAAGGTCGTCGCCGGTCTCGTGGCGGTGTACGCGTTCTTCTTCCTTACGTATCTCGCGGTGTCGATGGTACAGGTTCCGGGGTGA
- a CDS encoding right-handed parallel beta-helix repeat-containing protein — translation MRRALVIVALSLLILLAPLASAATVSTSADADQSDLAIIDSCTTIDEPGRYALTGNIRNASAGQCLRIRASDVELAGRGHIVDGRGAFGTAGVTVGAWGRGVSNVTVRNLTVSDWDDAVRLTETDRGVLADVTATQSRVGVRLLRASEHRLIDLRASDNAVHGVSLLDDSDGNRVRNVTAAGNALFGVHLGTDSSGNRVENATARGNEYGVVAVGADGNRIVGGSATGNRIAGVWLSAAEDTRVADLRLTNRFYGVFLADGAANNTLRGNRAVDSAVGFRLRNSDRNRLRGNTVAGNRDGVLLIESDRNTVVGNRIADNRRGVSLLASDDNRLRGNDLRGNGRAFVVARGSQNNSVPG, via the coding sequence ATGCGCCGTGCGCTCGTCATCGTTGCCCTCTCGCTCCTGATTCTGCTCGCACCGCTCGCGTCTGCGGCGACTGTCTCGACTAGCGCCGACGCTGACCAGTCCGACCTCGCCATTATCGACTCCTGCACGACCATCGACGAACCGGGCCGCTACGCGCTCACCGGCAACATCCGCAACGCCTCGGCCGGGCAGTGTCTCAGGATTCGGGCGAGCGACGTGGAACTGGCCGGTCGCGGCCATATCGTGGACGGCCGCGGAGCCTTCGGCACGGCAGGGGTGACCGTCGGCGCGTGGGGCCGGGGCGTCTCGAACGTCACGGTCCGAAACCTGACCGTCAGCGACTGGGACGACGCGGTGCGCCTGACCGAGACCGACCGGGGCGTCCTCGCGGACGTAACCGCGACGCAGAGTCGGGTCGGGGTGAGACTCCTACGCGCGAGCGAGCACCGACTCATCGACCTGCGTGCGAGCGACAACGCGGTCCACGGCGTCTCGCTGTTGGACGATAGCGATGGGAACCGAGTGCGGAACGTTACGGCCGCAGGAAACGCGCTATTCGGGGTCCACCTCGGGACCGACTCCTCGGGGAACCGCGTCGAGAACGCGACCGCGCGGGGCAACGAGTACGGCGTTGTCGCGGTCGGCGCGGACGGAAATCGAATCGTCGGCGGGAGCGCGACCGGAAACCGAATCGCGGGGGTCTGGCTCTCGGCCGCCGAGGACACCCGCGTCGCGGACCTCCGACTCACGAACCGATTCTACGGCGTCTTTCTTGCCGACGGCGCGGCGAACAACACCCTCCGGGGGAACCGCGCCGTGGACAGCGCGGTCGGGTTCCGTCTCCGGAACAGCGACCGGAACCGCCTCCGAGGCAACACCGTGGCGGGGAACCGCGACGGCGTCCTGCTCATCGAGAGCGACCGGAACACCGTCGTCGGGAACCGAATCGCGGACAATCGCCGGGGCGTCTCGCTTCTGGCCTCCGACGACAACCGCCTCCGGGGGAACGACCTTCGTGGGAACGGCCGGGCATTCGTGGTCGCTCGGGGAAGCCAGAACAACAGCGTTCCGGGGTGA
- a CDS encoding twin-arginine translocation signal domain-containing protein, whose product MNRRRFLRASSLAGVAGLAGCTAPTDSQRQQSGDATSPRPENAGNAPAERAQVTAEPVDVRGALYVPSRSWNTFQMWHDYDESVIERDLGYAERVNINAIRTWVNFEQWVEDADKLERSIDHFLSAADDRGIEVLFGLFESVGKEPTEKNLHATDPLTAPPTQSPSSEVVQRESAWDEPREYVRWFMDRWRDDDRLLAIEVMNEPGWLPTMKNFSEGMFETMAKNRGSVPLTVGSTSLANNADYVDWGSDVLQFHYNFPSDADVYHDLLPQANRLSEDLDMPVYLSEWQRIANFGWGSNETVEQWQPDYASIAPTIHQHGVGNFFWSLMVKPAYVRYMRKRGIINGLFHEDGTVWNEADAKAIKAMSGDPELDVEQRREWPDWARKVKRHAHGR is encoded by the coding sequence ATGAATCGCCGGAGGTTCCTTCGAGCCAGTTCGTTAGCGGGCGTCGCAGGTCTCGCGGGCTGTACCGCTCCGACCGACTCACAGCGACAGCAAAGCGGCGACGCGACCTCTCCGCGACCTGAGAACGCCGGGAACGCCCCCGCGGAGCGCGCCCAGGTCACCGCCGAACCGGTGGACGTTCGCGGTGCGCTCTACGTCCCCTCGCGGTCGTGGAACACGTTCCAGATGTGGCACGACTACGACGAGAGCGTCATCGAGCGCGATCTGGGCTACGCCGAGCGAGTGAATATCAACGCCATCCGGACGTGGGTCAACTTCGAGCAGTGGGTCGAGGACGCCGACAAACTGGAACGGTCCATCGACCACTTCCTGTCGGCGGCCGACGACCGCGGGATAGAGGTGCTGTTCGGGCTGTTCGAGAGCGTCGGGAAGGAACCGACCGAGAAGAACCTCCACGCGACCGACCCGCTGACCGCGCCGCCAACCCAATCGCCGTCAAGCGAGGTCGTCCAGCGCGAGTCGGCGTGGGACGAACCCCGAGAGTACGTCCGGTGGTTCATGGACCGGTGGAGGGACGACGACCGCCTGCTGGCCATCGAGGTGATGAACGAACCGGGGTGGCTCCCCACGATGAAGAACTTCTCCGAGGGGATGTTCGAGACGATGGCGAAGAACCGCGGGTCGGTCCCGCTGACGGTCGGTTCGACCAGTCTCGCCAACAACGCCGACTACGTGGACTGGGGGTCAGACGTGTTGCAGTTCCACTACAACTTCCCGAGCGACGCCGACGTGTACCACGACCTGCTCCCGCAGGCGAACAGGCTCTCGGAAGACCTCGACATGCCGGTGTATCTGTCCGAGTGGCAGCGCATCGCCAACTTCGGGTGGGGAAGCAACGAGACGGTCGAACAGTGGCAACCCGACTACGCCTCCATCGCGCCGACCATCCACCAGCACGGCGTCGGCAACTTCTTCTGGTCGCTGATGGTGAAACCGGCGTACGTCCGGTACATGCGCAAGCGCGGCATCATCAACGGTCTGTTCCACGAGGACGGCACGGTCTGGAACGAGGCCGACGCCAAGGCCATCAAGGCGATGTCGGGCGACCCCGAGTTGGACGTAGAGCAACGCCGCGAGTGGCCCGACTGGGCGAGGAAAGTGAAACGGCACGCCCACGGGAGATAG
- a CDS encoding tRNA-binding protein — protein MPEDLFETTFRVGEVLDAEAFPETNKPEMAKLKIDLGDEEVQSVAQTGYNYDPADLVGRQVLCATNLGSVRIAGYKSEVLTVGVPDEEGHPVLVGPDEDVPLGGELY, from the coding sequence ATGCCCGAAGACCTGTTCGAGACGACGTTCCGCGTCGGCGAAGTCCTCGACGCCGAGGCGTTCCCCGAGACGAACAAGCCCGAGATGGCCAAGTTGAAAATCGACCTCGGCGACGAGGAGGTCCAATCCGTCGCACAGACCGGATACAACTACGACCCCGCGGACCTCGTGGGTCGGCAGGTCCTCTGCGCGACGAATCTCGGGTCCGTCCGAATCGCGGGGTACAAATCGGAAGTTCTCACGGTCGGCGTCCCCGACGAGGAGGGCCATCCCGTCCTCGTCGGTCCTGACGAGGACGTGCCGCTCGGCGGCGAGTTGTACTGA